The Deinococcus puniceus genome segment CCTTGACGTTGGCGGGTTGGTTGATCAGCAGATCGTGTGTCGTAGACAGCGTGTAAGCCCCGCGCCAAGTCACACTGGCACTACCGTTGAGCCGGGGCGTGGCCTGCGCCGATAAAGTGGCCGCGTCGGTAGGAAAGGTCAGCGTTTCGCGGGCGCTGACAGTGAAGGGATTGAGCACCGTGTCGCGCGTGCCCGTCGCATTAAATTCTGCACCGATGGCACTGATATTGGGCGTCTGGACGGCGTGCGTGACGAACACGTTGAAGTTGTTGGTTCGCACGTCGCCCGTCACAGTGGCCCGCACCGTGAACGGCGAATACCCCCCGGAGCGCGTGTAGCCACCAGTGGCCGAAAGCGCGAGATTGGGCGCGGGCCACAGGCGGCGAATAGGCGGGGGGGCGGGGGGCGTGACAGGCGTGCTGGTGGTTGCCGTGCTGGACGCTGCGGGCGGAGTCGTCGTGGTCTGACTGCTTGTCGTCTGGGTGGCTGTCGTCTGGGCAGCTGTCGTCTGGGCAGCTGTCGTCTGGGCAGCTGTGGTTGCCGTACCGTCAGCCGCAGTGCCGCTTGCTGAACTGCCCGCACCCGTTCCAGTTTGCGCTGTCCCGGTTTGCGCTGCGCCCGAGTTGGCGGGGATTTGACTGGCAGTGGGAACCGCCTGACTCTGGCCTGTATTAGTTTGGCCCGAACTGGTCTGACTCGCGTTGGCCCGGTTCGCCGCCGCGATCTGCTCGTCGGTACGCGGGTCGCTGAGCGTGATGGAATAATTGGCGCTCTCCACCACTCCGGTATAGAAGTTGTGCGACAACGACGCCGACGCGCTCAGCGGTACGCGGTTTACCGACAGGTTGAAATTGGCAGGTGCCTGCGCCTCTGGCCCCAACATCAGGTCGCGGGTGAGCGAGACGCCAAAGGTCACGTCCTTGACGGGTACCGTGTTGACGGTCAGGCCGATGGGCGCACTGACGCGGCGGCCCGAAAGAGCATCGAAGGCGAAAGGACTTGTGCCCTCGATGCGGGTGTACGCGCCGCTGACGGTGAACGTGTTGGTGGTATTCCAGCGCTGGGTCAGTTGTGCGCCGAGGTTGAGTTGCACGGTTCTGGCCCCGGTGCCGTAGTAGCGCCCGGTAAAGGTATTGCTGAGGGTCAGGTCGGCGTTCGTCCACGGCTTGGCGGTATAGCCGAGGGTGTGCTGTTCCTCTAGGCGCGACGTGGAAATGTTGATGCCCTGCAAGGTAGCGCTGCGTGAGAGCGGATTGCTTTGGCCCGTGTACTGCCCCACCGTGAACTTGAAATCGGCGCTGAGGCCGCCCTGTACGTAGGGTTTGGGGTCGATGACGACTTCGGGCTGCTTGAGGGGCGTGGTCAGCCGCGTGACTCCCTCCGGGCCGTAGCGGTCTACGTAATTGAACTGCCCGCTGAACAGCGGATACTCCACGTTCACGCCAAAATTGACGTTGGTGACGCCGCGCTCCGGATCGGTAGAGGCGCGGCCCAGATCGCTGCGGGTAACGCTCAGGCTGTAATCGAGGTCGCGCACGGCGGTCACGAGCGGAATCCGGCCCTTGGCGCTGAAATTGATGTCCAGATCGGTGCCGGGCTGCAACGTTCCATCGGCCAAAAAGGGGCGCGGGTTGTTGAGGACGTACAGATTCAGGCGGTCTATGAACGGCAGCGGCTGATAGGAACGCAACGACACGCCGACGCCGAAGCTGGGGTTGCGGTTCTGGTAGTAGCGCAGCAGCGTCGTGCCCAGCGTGGTGGAGCCGATGCTGAAGGGCAAATCGGCCTCCACGGTGTAACCGTCCTGCGCCGCCTGCCCAATCGAGAGGCGCGGCTGACGTTCGGGGTCGTTGAGGGGCAGCACCAGCACGGGCAGATACAGCACCGGAAAGTCGGCCAGCAGCAGTTGGGCGCGGTAAGCCACCAGCCGGTCTCCGGGATACACGATCAGGCGTTCGGCGCGGAAGGCGTAGTCGTTGGGCGTGCGGCCACACTTGGCGCAGGGCGTGAAATAGCCGTTACTGGCCCGCAGTTGCCCCGGAATCCGGTCAACCTCCGAACCCCGAATTTCCAAGTCGG includes the following:
- a CDS encoding LPS-assembly protein LptD — protein: MKRAGASGTVRRRKNRLAGLLLGAALTFAGLVGGAEARTVKIISADTLELRQLDGQEIVLISGAQESGGVELRVDDDIVKALRVEYNRTRRTLTLVGKASYFSASDAQTLTGENLVVDLGTEELTGQDVLISDADLEIRGSEVDRIPGQLRASNGYFTPCAKCGRTPNDYAFRAERLIVYPGDRLVAYRAQLLLADFPVLYLPVLVLPLNDPERQPRLSIGQAAQDGYTVEADLPFSIGSTTLGTTLLRYYQNRNPSFGVGVSLRSYQPLPFIDRLNLYVLNNPRPFLADGTLQPGTDLDINFSAKGRIPLVTAVRDLDYSLSVTRSDLGRASTDPERGVTNVNFGVNVEYPLFSGQFNYVDRYGPEGVTRLTTPLKQPEVVIDPKPYVQGGLSADFKFTVGQYTGQSNPLSRSATLQGINISTSRLEEQHTLGYTAKPWTNADLTLSNTFTGRYYGTGARTVQLNLGAQLTQRWNTTNTFTVSGAYTRIEGTSPFAFDALSGRRVSAPIGLTVNTVPVKDVTFGVSLTRDLMLGPEAQAPANFNLSVNRVPLSASASLSHNFYTGVVESANYSITLSDPRTDEQIAAANRANASQTSSGQTNTGQSQAVPTASQIPANSGAAQTGTAQTGTGAGSSASGTAADGTATTAAQTTAAQTTAAQTTATQTTSSQTTTTPPAASSTATTSTPVTPPAPPPIRRLWPAPNLALSATGGYTRSGGYSPFTVRATVTGDVRTNNFNVFVTHAVQTPNISAIGAEFNATGTRDTVLNPFTVSARETLTFPTDAATLSAQATPRLNGSASVTWRGAYTLSTTHDLLINQPANVKESGTVSFSVGTVAGQATNWQVTYGGPFDVARFGFTRPSLNASLRTSRPGQSIGATALFNVKGLDQQRTELARADLTANWQFGTRFSLSGTANYSRTRTGTFPDDKATDSLTLNPLRLGLALGNGPKPGAYLTASLRQTFTWQDGVRLNPTPLAPVIGLTIDRCCWALQAEIDLSIQRYRLAIGLPGSTNYPLFDIGSGGLTPLPTLLPGVR